GAGCTCCAGGGCACGCAGCAGTTCGCCCGCACGGAGGGTCTGGTTGCCCGCGATGATCACGCGGACGCCTAGCGTGAGCAGCGCGGACAAGGCCGGGCGGACGTCGTCGTAGAGGTCGCTCTCGTCGAGGTGCTCACCGCGGCCGGCGGCCTCGCGGGCGTGGTACTCGGCAACGACGTCGATGCCGGGGCGCACGAGTCGGAGGGCCTCGGCGTTGTCGTGCCCCTGAGCGACAACCGCCCCCACGAGCGCGGAGAGGGTGTGGCGCGGGACGCCGAGCCAGTCGGCCCAGGATGCCCAGTAACGATCGTCCCGGGTGATCGTCTCGCCGACGTCCAACACAATGGTCTCAATCACCCCTGGGAGCCTACGGCGCTGAAGGCCGCCGCTGCGTGGGGGATCTACGCCGTCGACGCCCGGCTGCACGAGCGGCCGTCGGCACCGCGCCGGTGCTGCTGTGGGGG
Above is a window of Streptomyces sp. DT2A-34 DNA encoding:
- a CDS encoding HAD family hydrolase, whose amino-acid sequence is MIETIVLDVGETITRDDRYWASWADWLGVPRHTLSALVGAVVAQGHDNAEALRLVRPGIDVVAEYHAREAAGRGEHLDESDLYDDVRPALSALLTLGVRVIIAGNQTLRAGELLRALELPADLIVTSGEWRVAKPHPEFFRRVMEVARAAPSETLYVGDHPANDVFPARAAGLRTAHLRRGPWGCLWAEDPQVVAAADWRIDSLTQLTEIVKS